A single region of the Pseudalkalibacillus berkeleyi genome encodes:
- a CDS encoding GNAT family N-acetyltransferase: protein MKIIETENLILRLVTKDDAAFILNLLNDSTWIKFIGDKGVRTIEDAENYIVSGPLQMYSKYGYCLYLTELKEDRIPLGLCGLIKRDGLEDTDIGFGFLSEYQAKGYAYEAASATLEYGIKQLELKRIVAITSTDNHASSKLLEKIGMTFEKIVKLPGDEEKLKLYAKNKI from the coding sequence ATGAAAATTATCGAGACAGAAAATTTAATACTGCGATTGGTAACAAAAGACGATGCTGCTTTTATCCTCAATCTATTGAATGATTCTACTTGGATAAAATTCATTGGAGATAAAGGTGTTCGAACGATAGAAGATGCTGAAAATTATATTGTGTCCGGACCACTTCAAATGTATTCAAAATATGGTTATTGTCTCTATTTAACAGAACTAAAAGAGGACCGTATCCCGCTAGGCCTTTGTGGATTAATTAAAAGAGATGGACTTGAAGACACAGATATTGGATTTGGATTTCTGTCTGAGTATCAAGCAAAAGGCTATGCTTACGAGGCAGCCTCAGCTACACTCGAATATGGAATTAAGCAATTAGAACTTAAAAGGATTGTGGCCATCACATCTACAGATAACCATGCCTCATCAAAGCTCCTAGAAAAGATCGGCATGACATTTGAAAAAATTGTTAAACTACCAGGTGATGAAGAAAAGCTTAAGTTATACGCTAAAAATAAGATTTAG